A region of the Pueribacillus theae genome:
CGTTGTATACGATTTGCCGTTTATCGTATGGGCAATCATGACCGTATTTCCATAACCGCTCATCGTGCCAGCATAAATGACTTTACCGGATGCAGCGGCTCGAATCGGAGTTCCGATTGAATTCGCAATGTCGACTCCGTTATGGTTTTTCACCCGTCCAGAAATCGGATGGACCCTCGAACCAAAGGAAGAAGTAAATCTGCCTGACGCCGGCATAATAAATCCGCTTGATGATGAATGGCTCACTTCCGGCGCACTGCTTGAAGAAGATCCGCTTGGCGAAGAACCAGATTTAACGCTGCTTGGCGAAGATGCTGCAGAAGCAACATTTGATTGTTTAGCTGCTGACGCTTGTTTTCGTGCTGCTTCTTCAGCTCGTTTACGCGCCGCTTCTTCCTCCTTTTTCTGCTGGATATAGGCGGCTTCTTCGGCAGCTAAAATTTGTGCCTGGTGTTCAATTTCGCCAAGTTCGTCATGAAGATCCTCTTCTTCTGATGCCAGCTCATTTGAGAGGCGATCCTTCTCTTCAAGCTGCGCTTTTAATTCGTTCCGTAATTTTTTAAGGCTTTCAAGCTCATTTTGAATTTTATTCCGGATTTCTTCCACTTCTTGTTTCTTCTTTTCAAGTGCTTCCAAATCCGCTTTTTGCTCTTCAATAATCGTTCTGTCTTGATCGGCAATGATGTTTAAAGCAAGCACACGATCCAAGAAATCCCCGAAGCTTTGAGAACCGAGCAATACGTCAAGATAATTGACAGCTCCATTCACTTGCATGGAAGCAACGCGCTCTTTCAATAGCTTGTCCCTTTCAGCGATGCGAATCTCCAATTCTTCAATATCTTTTTTTAGCTTCTCAATTTCCTCTTCTTTTTTAGCAATTTCCTCTTGCTTCGCTACAATTTCATCCGAGGTTTTCGCCATTTGTGAATCAATTTTGGCAATCTGGTTCTTTACTGCCTGCTGTTCACTTTTTAATTTTTCAATTTCACTTTGCTTCTTCTGCTTTTCCGCATTGGTTGCAGCCTTTTCCGCTCGGATGTCATCAATTGATTTTGCTTGTGCCATTCCAGGAATCGTAATGACGCTTGAAGCGACAAGGCTCGTAGACAAAAACATTCCCAACAACTTTCGGTTCAACGCTATTCCTCCCCCAATTTACATAACAATCTTTCTATTAAACTTTCAAAAACTTTCGGATTGATGTTAAACTTCCCCAGATTCCTATGAAAATACCGATCACAGCAAGAATTACTGAAACTTGAGTAACAAATGGATGCACTGGCAGCATGTGGATAAACAATGTTTTTAATTTATCGTTAAATTCGTTATATATAAAATCGTAACCGAAGATAAGGACCACAATTGGAATGATCGAACCTAGCAGGCCAAGAAGCAAACCTTCCACAAAAAATGGCCAGCGGATAAACGCATTCGTGGCTCCAACAAGCTTCATGATTTCGATTTCTTTTCGCCTTGAAATGATCGTTAGTTTTATCGTGTTGGCAATTAGGAAAAGAGCTGTAAATAAAAGCCCTATAATTAAAACAACACCAATGTTTCTCGAAACTTCCAATATTTTAAACAAGCGTTCCACAGTTCCTTTGCCATATTGCACTTCTTCGACAAAATCAAAGTCTTCTGCTTGATTGGCAACGGTAATGGTGTCTTGCGGTTCCTTCGTTTTAATGGCGAACACATCTCGCAATGGGTTTTCATCTTTAAGCGATTCAAAGGCCTTGCCTTCATCGCCAAGGCTTTGTATTAAATTTTCCAATCCTTGTTCTTTCGGTATGTATGTAACCTCCGCTACTTCAGGCAGCGATTCGATTTGGTCTTTCAACATATTTTTTTGGTCGTTTTCCGCCGACCTGTCGATATAGACCCTTACTTCCACATCATCTTCAACTTGTGAAGCGATGGCATTCATGTTAAGGAGCAAAATGAGAAATACTCCTGACAGCAAAAGAGTAACGGTTACTGCACTAATCGACGCAAAGGTCATCCATCCGTTGCGGAAAAGATTTTTGACTCCTTCTCGCACGTGCCGTCCTATTGTCCTAAATTTCATAACCGTATTCTCCCTGCAGCTCGTCCCGGACAATCCGGCCGCCATCGATAGCGATAACACGTTTTTTTGTTTTATCTACGATGTCTTTGTTGTGTGTTGCCATGATAACTGTCGTGCCTCTCTCGTTGATTTCTTTGAATGTATCAACGATTCCCCATGCTGTATCGGGGTCCAAATTTCCTGTCGGTTCATCTGCCACAACAACCTTTGGTTTATTTACGATAGAACGTGCAATGGAAACACGCTGCTCCTCACCGCCAGATAATTCGTCAGGAAATGCCCTTGCTTTATTTTTTAGTTTTACTATTTCAAGAACGTCCATTACTTTGCGTTTGATGTCTTCCTGTTTCTCGTCTATTACTTCCAAGGCAAAAGCAACATTCTCATAGACGGTTAATTTAGGAAGCAACTTAAAATCTTGAAAGACAACTCCAATTTTACGGCGCAGATATGGAACATGGCGTTCTTTTAACTCCGCCAAATTCGTATCATCAATGATGATCGTGCCTTTTGTTGGTTTCTCTTCACGGTAAATCATTTTTATAAATGTTGATTTACCGGCACCACTCGGCCCTACGACGAAGACGAATTCTCCCTTCTGGATTTGTACGTCAATGCCGTTAATCGCCATCACGCCGTTTGGATATGTCTTCCAAACGTCTTTCATCACGATCAAAAATATCACATCCTAGTATTGCAAGAATTACTTAAGTTCGTTCAAGCAATGTTTGACAAAAAATATTCGTTTTTGGTTAGCCAAACCCATTATAGCACCGTTATTCGACTTTTTGAGTCAAATTAACATTACATTTTCATTACAAAAGTAACAAAATTTGCTTTTTTGCATTGTCTAAATCTGTAAATTCCTCTCTAAAAAGGGCAGATTTAACGTTACTGGGATGTTACAGCCGATAAATTAGTCCTTAAGTCCTGATATAATAGAATGAGATAGTCTTCAAGGAATTCACATTCTTAACAAAAGGCTATGTTAATAACCAATGTTGATTTATGAACCTCAGCGGGGACGATTTTGCCTGAAGAGAACCTTTTTTCCGTCAGGAAAACCCGCTTCTCGGAAGGTAAATCGTACCCGCAGGGTTATCAACAATATTGTTTAACAAAGCCTAACAAAAAAACACAACGCACTATGATGTGCGCTGTGTTTTTTCATTTTCTTATTTACTTTTTATCCGCCAGCCAAGCAGCTACGTTCTCTGCTTCGTCTCCTTGGATTAAGCCTGCAGGCATTCCGTTGCCTTTTCCGTTTTCAATAATATCAAGGATTTCATCTTTTGAATATTTCGATCCTACTGCATCAAGAGCAGGCCCGCTTGCACCTTCGAGGTTTCCGCCGTGGCAGGATGAACAGTTTTGTTGGAATGTAGCAGACGCTTCATCTGCATCATAGTCGGCTGCTGCATCTCCGCCTACATCTCCATTGCCATCGTTATTTTTGTCTTCAGTTTGTGTGCCGTTATCATTATTCGTTCCGGTGTCATTTGCGTTGTCGCCTCCGCCGCCACAAGCAGCCAAAACGACAGCGAGCATTAACATACTAAATAGTGTAATCCATGTTTTTTTCAATGTCCTTTCTCCTTTCATAAAGTGATCTAGCTTCCTTGCCCAATATCTACTATAGCAAATGGGCAACAAAACTTCATGGATTCTATACCCATTATCAAGCTGAAATAAAACAATTTACCAAAGTTGTAACAATAGTCTTTCCTTGTTTATTTCCAGCTATACAGAGAACAGGCTTTTCATATCAAAAAACAGGATTACCTTATTACGAGATCTGCGATCGTAAATATGCGTTGATAAAAGGATCGATATCCCCATCCATTACACTTTGGATGTTTCCAATCTCTACATTTGTGCGGTGGTCTTTTACCATGCTGTAAGGATGAAAAACATAGGAACGGATTTGGCTTCCCCAGCCGATTTCTTTTTGTTCGCCGCGAATTTCCGCCATCTCTTTTTCCTGTTCTTCGATCCGGAGCTTATACAATTTAGATTTCAGCATTTTCATCGCTTTGTCCCTATTTTTAATTTGGGAACGCTCTGATTGGCAACTGACGACTGTGTTTGTCGGAAGATGTGTAATCCTTACGGCTGAATCCGTCGTGTTGACGTGCTGGCCGCCTGCACCGCTTGAACGGTAGGTGTCAATTTTTAATTCGTCAGGTTTAATGTCGATTTCAATATCGTCATTAAATTCCGGCATGACATCACACGAAACAAACGATGTATGCCGTCTTCCAGACGAATCAAAAGGGGAGATGCGGACAAGGCGGTGGACACCTTTTTCCGCTTTCAAGTACCCATACGCATTATGCCCTTTAATTAACAATGTCACACTTTTGACACCCGCTTCATCTCCAGGAAGATAGTCTAGCGTCTCCACCTTGAACCCTTTATGCTCCGCCCATCTCGTATACATGCGAAGCAAGAGTGATGCCCAGTCCTGTGATTCCGTTCCTCCGGCCCCTGGGTGAAGCTCTAAGATCGCATTGTTTTTATCGTATGATTCACTAAGAAGAAGAGTAAGTTCATATTCATTCAATGAATCGACTAGTTTTTTCAGCTCTTTTTCCAGTTCCTCGCGAAGCTCAGGATCGTCTTCTTCTTTTATTAACTCATAGGTTACTTCAAGGTTCTCGTACTGGTCTTGAAGTTCATTGAACTGCTCGACCATGTCCTTCAATCCATTTGATTCATTGATAATGGATTGTGCCGCATTTTGATCATCCCAAAAATTCGGCTCTTGCATCTTTTTTTCAAGCGCTTGAATTTTCTTCGTCTTTGTTTCTAAGTCAAAGAGACCCCCTAAAGTCTTTTAATTTCTGCTCAATTTCCGTTAATTCGTTTCGAATTTCTGCTAATTCCATAGATAGACCACCCTATATTGTTATGATTTTACACGACTTTTTTACTTCCCATGGCAATTTTTATACTTTTTACCGCTGCCGCATGGGCACGGATCATTTCTGCCAACCGTTTTTCCTTTTCGAACGGGCTGTTTTTTCTTCGGCTTGCTTTCTTCTTTCGGGTTTACGGCTGTGCCTTCCGCAACTTTTTCACGCTGCAAATTTTGCTGGATTTCCGCTTTCATAATGTATCTCGAAACATCTTCTTCAATTGCGGCAATCATCTCTTCAAACATTTCAAAGCCTTCAAATTGATACTCTCTCAACGGATCATTTTGTCCATACGCCCTTAAGTGGATTCCCTGCCTAAGCTGATCCATGGCATCGATATGATCCATCCATTTGCTGTCAACCGATCGAAGAACGATGACCTTTTCGAATTCCCGCATGCGTTCAGGTTCCAATTGCTTTTCTTTTTCATCATATTTGTTTTTTACTTTTTCAAACAAAAGTTCGATCATCTCTTCTGGATCTTTGCCAACTAGATCAGTTTTCGATAACATGCCTTCACTGAAGAAGGTTCCATTCATATAGTCTGCAATGCTCTCTAAATCCCAATCTTCTTCAACTTCTTCTTCAGGCGTATGAAGCTTGACAACACGTTCAATCACCGATTTCATCATGTTCTCAACGACTTCACGCAAATTGTCTGATTCAAGCACCTCGGCACGCTGCTTATAAATGATTTCACGCTGTTGGCGCATGACATCATCATATTGTAGCAACTGTTTACGGGCGTCAAAGTTGTTACCTTCCACCCGCTTTTGTGCAGATTCAACAGTCTTTGTGACCATGCGGCTTTCAATCGGCTGGTCTTCCTCCATGCCGAGGCGATCCATCATGCCCATTAAATTTTCCGAGCCAAAACGCCGCATCAGCTCATCTTCAAGCGAAATATAGAAACGGGATTCCCCCGGGTCGCCCTGCCTTCCTGAACGGCCGCGCAATTGGTTGTCAATCCGGCGGCTTTCGTGTCTTTCCGTACCTAAAATATACAGCCCGCCAAGACTTTTTACTTCTTCATCAATCTTAATATCCGTCCCGCGTCCCGCCATATTCGTTGCGATGGTCACTGCGCCTTTTTTACCCGCCTGCTCAATAATTTCCGCTTCACGTTCATGATTTTTTGCGTTCAATACGTTATGCGGAATCCCTTTCTTTTTAAGCAATTGGGAAATGAGTTCTGACGTTTCGACCGCAACTGTCCCGACAAGCACAGGCTGTCCTTTTTTATGGCGCTCCACGATTTCTTGCACAACCGCATCAAATTTTCCTTTCATTGATTTGTAAATAAGATCGGGGTTGTCAATACGTACAATAGGCTTATTTGTTGGAATCTCAATCACGTTCATATTATAAATATTGCGGAATTCTTCTTCTTCCGTTTTCGCCGTTCCCGTCATGCCCGCAAGTTTTTCGTAACGGCGGAAATAATTCTGGAACGTAATCGTTGCGAGCGTCATGCTTTCCCTTTGGATTTCCAGTCCTTCTTTTGCTTCTATTGCTTGATGAAGCCCGTCGCTGTACCGGCGGCCTTTCATCAAACGCCCGGTAAACGCATCAACGATAACAACTTCGCCATCTTCCACGACGTAATCCTGATCTTTCAGCATGACGACATGCGCCTTAAGCGCCTGATTAATATGGTGGTTCAATTGCACATTTTTAATATCATATAAATTTTCAATGCCAAAAAACTTCTCAGCTTTATTGATTCCTTCCTCTGTAAGCTGGACATTTTTCGTTTTCTCATCATGGGTGTAGTCTGTCTCTTTCGTCAACATCTTGACAAATTGGTTCGCACGGATATAGAGATCGGTTGATTTGTTTGCCGAACCGGAAATAATGAGCGGTGTTCTCGCTTCATCAATTAAAATGGAATCCACCTCGTCTATGATGGCAAAATGAAGCGGGCGCTGCACCATATCTTCTTTATACAGCACCATATTATCCCTTAAATAATCAAAACCAAATTCATTATTCGTACCGTACGTAATATCAGCTTGATATGCTTCTTTCTTCGCTTCACTGTCAAGGCCGCTCACATTCAATCCAACAGTGAGGCCAAGAAATTCATAAAGCTGCCCCATCTGTTCGGCGTCTCTTCTCGCCAAATATTCGTTCACCGTCACAACGTGAACGCCTTTTCCTGTGAGGGCATTTAAATAAACAGGCATCGTAGCAACAAGCGTTTTCCCTTCACCCGTTTTCATTTCAGCAATATTGCCTTCGTGAAGCACAATCCCGCCCATTAATTGCACAGGGAATGGCGTCATGCCAAGGACCCTTGTTGCAGCTTCCCTCACAACAGCAAATGCTTCTTCCAAAAAGTCATCCAATGATTCGCCTTTTGCAACTCTTGATTTATATTCTTCTGTCCTATTTCTTAGTTCTTCATCTGAGAGATTTTCCATCCGCGGGGCATAGGCTTCAATCTTTTCCACCTTTTTTTGCAGCCGGCTAATTTGCCGATCATTCGCAGTCGGAAATACCTTTTTTAATAATCCTATCATCGTAAACGCTCTCCTCTATATGACATGCGCGAAATTATTCTTTAAAGTAAAGTACCGTTCATTCTTTTATTTTAACAAGACCCTCACTTATATACAATAAGTACGAATGAAGCAGCCCCGCCCCAATGATTTTGTACGAAAAAAAGCACAGCTTCAAATGAATGATGCTGTGCCTTTCTTCATGTATGATGAACGCTTTTTCATTCCGGCTCAATAAGTCCGTATTTTCCATCTTTTCTTCGGTAAACGACATTCGTATGGCTCGTCTCCGCATCCGAAAATACGAAGAAGTTATGCCCAAGCATATCCATTTGCAAGATCGCTTCATCTACATCCATCGGCTTTAAATTAAAGCGTTTCGTACGAACCACGCTAAAATCGGTATCCTCCTCTTTCGGTTTTTCCTGCTGGATCCCGGCGGCATTTGTAAAAAACTGCTTTACACTTCCATCTTGGCGAAATTTTCGATTAATTTTTGTTTTATATTTTCGAATTTGCCGCTCTAGCTTCTCGACAACGAGATCAATGGCAGCGTACATGTCTTGGCTGCTTTCCTCACCCCTGAGCAGCAAATCTTTCATCGGTATTGTTATTTCAATGGAATGTCGATCATTGTACACTTTTAAATTCACATGCACTTCAGAATGAATAGGAGCATCAAAATAACGTTCGAGCTTACTCACTTTCTTCTCGATGTAACCTCTCAAAGCTTCGGTCACTGTAATGTTCTCACCGCGAATTGTAAAATTCATGGCTGACTCCTCCCCGTGCAATAATTTTCAATGTGCGAAACATTGAATTCCGACTAAAAAAACAGGAAGACGAATTCTCCTATTTATGTATCTATACTTCTCTATTCCCTAACAATATTCCTGCATAAACATAAAAAAAAATCTGTCGAAAAATAGACAAACCCTCCCGGAAAAAAATCCAGGAGGGTTATACGTACGCTTCAATTCCTTTTATAGCCCTTTATTATGAGAAAATGTTCAGTTTGAACAAATACCAGGGAATGTGAATTAAAGCTTAACTACGTTGTCGGCTTGTGGTCCGCGTGCGCCTTCAACGATCTCA
Encoded here:
- the prfB gene encoding peptide chain release factor 2 (programmed frameshift), which produces MELAEIRNELTEIEQKLKDFRGSLDLETKTKKIQALEKKMQEPNFWDDQNAAQSIINESNGLKDMVEQFNELQDQYENLEVTYELIKEEDDPELREELEKELKKLVDSLNEYELTLLLSESYDKNNAILELHPGAGGTESQDWASLLLRMYTRWAEHKGFKVETLDYLPGDEAGVKSVTLLIKGHNAYGYLKAEKGVHRLVRISPFDSSGRRHTSFVSCDVMPEFNDDIEIDIKPDELKIDTYRSSGAGGQHVNTTDSAVRITHLPTNTVVSCQSERSQIKNRDKAMKMLKSKLYKLRIEEQEKEMAEIRGEQKEIGWGSQIRSYVFHPYSMVKDHRTNVEIGNIQSVMDGDIDPFINAYLRSQIS
- the ftsX gene encoding permease-like cell division protein FtsX; the protein is MKFRTIGRHVREGVKNLFRNGWMTFASISAVTVTLLLSGVFLILLLNMNAIASQVEDDVEVRVYIDRSAENDQKNMLKDQIESLPEVAEVTYIPKEQGLENLIQSLGDEGKAFESLKDENPLRDVFAIKTKEPQDTITVANQAEDFDFVEEVQYGKGTVERLFKILEVSRNIGVVLIIGLLFTALFLIANTIKLTIISRRKEIEIMKLVGATNAFIRWPFFVEGLLLGLLGSIIPIVVLIFGYDFIYNEFNDKLKTLFIHMLPVHPFVTQVSVILAVIGIFIGIWGSLTSIRKFLKV
- the cccB gene encoding cytochrome c551 — its product is MKKTWITLFSMLMLAVVLAACGGGGDNANDTGTNNDNGTQTEDKNNDGNGDVGGDAAADYDADEASATFQQNCSSCHGGNLEGASGPALDAVGSKYSKDEILDIIENGKGNGMPAGLIQGDEAENVAAWLADKK
- the hpf gene encoding ribosome hibernation-promoting factor, HPF/YfiA family; amino-acid sequence: MNFTIRGENITVTEALRGYIEKKVSKLERYFDAPIHSEVHVNLKVYNDRHSIEITIPMKDLLLRGEESSQDMYAAIDLVVEKLERQIRKYKTKINRKFRQDGSVKQFFTNAAGIQQEKPKEEDTDFSVVRTKRFNLKPMDVDEAILQMDMLGHNFFVFSDAETSHTNVVYRRKDGKYGLIEPE
- the secA gene encoding preprotein translocase subunit SecA, with amino-acid sequence MIGLLKKVFPTANDRQISRLQKKVEKIEAYAPRMENLSDEELRNRTEEYKSRVAKGESLDDFLEEAFAVVREAATRVLGMTPFPVQLMGGIVLHEGNIAEMKTGEGKTLVATMPVYLNALTGKGVHVVTVNEYLARRDAEQMGQLYEFLGLTVGLNVSGLDSEAKKEAYQADITYGTNNEFGFDYLRDNMVLYKEDMVQRPLHFAIIDEVDSILIDEARTPLIISGSANKSTDLYIRANQFVKMLTKETDYTHDEKTKNVQLTEEGINKAEKFFGIENLYDIKNVQLNHHINQALKAHVVMLKDQDYVVEDGEVVIVDAFTGRLMKGRRYSDGLHQAIEAKEGLEIQRESMTLATITFQNYFRRYEKLAGMTGTAKTEEEEFRNIYNMNVIEIPTNKPIVRIDNPDLIYKSMKGKFDAVVQEIVERHKKGQPVLVGTVAVETSELISQLLKKKGIPHNVLNAKNHEREAEIIEQAGKKGAVTIATNMAGRGTDIKIDEEVKSLGGLYILGTERHESRRIDNQLRGRSGRQGDPGESRFYISLEDELMRRFGSENLMGMMDRLGMEEDQPIESRMVTKTVESAQKRVEGNNFDARKQLLQYDDVMRQQREIIYKQRAEVLESDNLREVVENMMKSVIERVVKLHTPEEEVEEDWDLESIADYMNGTFFSEGMLSKTDLVGKDPEEMIELLFEKVKNKYDEKEKQLEPERMREFEKVIVLRSVDSKWMDHIDAMDQLRQGIHLRAYGQNDPLREYQFEGFEMFEEMIAAIEEDVSRYIMKAEIQQNLQREKVAEGTAVNPKEESKPKKKQPVRKGKTVGRNDPCPCGSGKKYKNCHGK
- a CDS encoding murein hydrolase activator EnvC family protein; protein product: MNRKLLGMFLSTSLVASSVITIPGMAQAKSIDDIRAEKAATNAEKQKKQSEIEKLKSEQQAVKNQIAKIDSQMAKTSDEIVAKQEEIAKKEEEIEKLKKDIEELEIRIAERDKLLKERVASMQVNGAVNYLDVLLGSQSFGDFLDRVLALNIIADQDRTIIEEQKADLEALEKKKQEVEEIRNKIQNELESLKKLRNELKAQLEEKDRLSNELASEEEDLHDELGEIEHQAQILAAEEAAYIQQKKEEEAARKRAEEAARKQASAAKQSNVASAASSPSSVKSGSSPSGSSSSSAPEVSHSSSSGFIMPASGRFTSSFGSRVHPISGRVKNHNGVDIANSIGTPIRAAASGKVIYAGTMSGYGNTVMIAHTINGKSYTTLYAHMSAFSVRNGQSVSQGQQIGKIGNTGASTGPHLHFEVHPGGYKNPVNPMQFL
- the ftsE gene encoding cell division ATP-binding protein FtsE codes for the protein MIVMKDVWKTYPNGVMAINGIDVQIQKGEFVFVVGPSGAGKSTFIKMIYREEKPTKGTIIIDDTNLAELKERHVPYLRRKIGVVFQDFKLLPKLTVYENVAFALEVIDEKQEDIKRKVMDVLEIVKLKNKARAFPDELSGGEEQRVSIARSIVNKPKVVVADEPTGNLDPDTAWGIVDTFKEINERGTTVIMATHNKDIVDKTKKRVIAIDGGRIVRDELQGEYGYEI